In Candidatus Defluviibacterium haderslevense, the following are encoded in one genomic region:
- a CDS encoding YggS family pyridoxal phosphate-dependent enzyme gives MNSYLKILEKTQAAPVKLIVVSKFQTVENINKIYDQGQRDFGENRIQELLIKKDQLPKDIRWHVIGHLQKNKVQDIVPFVFLIQSVDSLALAQQISKEASKLNKSIDILIQIKLSQEESKFGLDYKQLITELDLHLWQELPHIRIKGIMGMGSLTENQSITRQEFKTLKQYFNILKASYLLDPEFTEISMGMSGDFQLAIEEGSTMVRIGSLIFT, from the coding sequence ATGAATTCCTATCTAAAAATTCTTGAAAAGACTCAAGCAGCTCCTGTAAAACTCATTGTAGTTAGTAAATTTCAAACTGTAGAAAATATAAACAAAATTTACGATCAAGGACAACGTGATTTTGGTGAAAACAGAATCCAAGAGCTCTTGATAAAAAAAGATCAATTACCTAAAGATATCAGGTGGCACGTTATTGGTCATTTACAAAAAAATAAAGTTCAGGACATTGTACCTTTTGTATTTCTGATTCAATCTGTAGATTCTTTAGCATTAGCTCAACAAATAAGTAAAGAAGCCTCTAAATTAAATAAAAGCATTGACATCCTTATTCAGATTAAATTATCACAGGAAGAAAGCAAATTTGGATTAGATTACAAACAGTTAATAACTGAGTTGGATTTACACCTTTGGCAAGAATTACCCCATATTCGAATTAAAGGCATTATGGGCATGGGATCTTTGACAGAAAATCAATCCATTACCAGACAAGAATTCAAGACTTTAAAACAATATTTCAATATACTCAAGGCTTCATACTTATTAGATCCTGAATTTACAGAAATATCTATGGGTATGTCAGGCGATTTTCAATTAGCCATAGAAGAGGGTTCTACTATGGTTCGGATTGGAAGTTTAATCTTTACTTAA
- a CDS encoding DUF2911 domain-containing protein codes for MNKLIFLFSFLMVISLTAQIQTPAPSPSCKLEQKLGLGTVTVEYSRPSVKNRKIFGEVVPFDKMWRTGANAATKITFSDDMIVEGKQLLMGTYALYTVPGEVSWQVIFYKDFAQSGLPKTYDPTKVALTVDVVPELLTTTVESFTIDINDLKPDMASLNLSWENTLVSVKMKTEIDMKVQKNIEKVLAGPTSDDYYRAASYYSDNNKDLNQALVWIQKANAMDAKFWKLRVESLILGKLGRKAEAIEAATKSKTLAAADGNEEYVKMNNEAIAEWSR; via the coding sequence ATGAATAAGTTAATTTTTTTATTTTCTTTTTTGATGGTCATTAGTTTGACTGCACAAATCCAAACTCCTGCCCCAAGTCCAAGTTGTAAATTGGAACAAAAGCTTGGATTGGGTACTGTAACTGTAGAATATTCTAGACCAAGTGTTAAGAATAGAAAGATTTTTGGGGAGGTAGTTCCTTTTGATAAAATGTGGCGCACTGGCGCGAACGCAGCTACAAAAATTACTTTTTCGGATGATATGATCGTAGAAGGTAAGCAACTGTTAATGGGTACTTATGCATTATATACAGTTCCAGGTGAAGTGAGTTGGCAAGTAATATTTTATAAAGATTTTGCTCAATCTGGATTACCAAAAACCTACGATCCTACTAAAGTAGCTTTAACTGTTGATGTGGTTCCTGAATTATTAACGACCACGGTTGAATCATTTACAATAGACATTAACGATTTAAAACCGGATATGGCTTCACTAAATTTGTCATGGGAAAACACCTTAGTATCTGTTAAAATGAAAACAGAGATCGACATGAAAGTCCAAAAAAACATAGAGAAAGTTTTAGCTGGACCTACCTCAGACGACTACTATAGAGCTGCAAGTTATTACTCAGACAATAACAAAGATTTAAATCAGGCATTAGTGTGGATTCAAAAAGCAAATGCTATGGATGCTAAATTTTGGAAATTAAGAGTTGAATCTCTTATTTTAGGAAAGCTAGGAAGAAAAGCAGAGGCTATTGAGGCTGCTACGAAATCTAAAACACTTGCTGCGGCAGATGGTAACGAAGAATATGTCAAAATGAACAATGAGGCCATTGCCGAATGGAGTAGGTAA